One Xiphophorus hellerii strain 12219 chromosome 1, Xiphophorus_hellerii-4.1, whole genome shotgun sequence DNA segment encodes these proteins:
- the LOC116718767 gene encoding galactose-specific lectin nattectin-like, whose amino-acid sequence MAAGLVFTLLLGLSFGLWDGADACQLEVADCDECTPGWAWYDGRCFLYVNVKQSWADAEKFCLSLEGHLASMTSRNEYNFIRDLIYKASGKHTQTWVGAHDSAQKGTWFWSDGSKFAFDQWSYGEPNNFGGNEHCMDINLFGRDHVNDDVCSKELPFICVRPLYPSHAF is encoded by the exons ATGGCTGCCGGTCTTGTCTTCACTCTGCTTCTTGGTCTGAGCTTTGGACTCTGGGATGGAGCTGAT GCATGTCAACTGGAAG TTGCCGACTGTGATGAGTGCACTCCTGGTTGGGCTTGGTACGACGGTCGATGTTTCCTGTATGTGAATGTCAAACAGTCCTGGGCTGATGCAGAG AAATTCTGCCTCTCATTGGAAGGACATCTGGCCTCAATGACCAGTAGAAATGAGTACAACTTCATCAGAGACCTTATCTACAAAGCAagtggaaaacacacacaaacttgGGTTGGAGCTCATGATTCAGCACAG AAAGGGACGTGGTTTTGGAGTGATGGTTCCAAGTTTGCGTTTGATCAGTGGTCCTACGGTGAGCCAAACAATTTTGGTGGAAACGAACACTGCATGGACATCAACTTATTTG GACGAGACCATGTGAATGATGATGTCTGTTCCAAGGAGCTTCCCTTCATCTGTGTCAGACCCCTGTACCCTTCTCATGCCTTTTAA
- the LOC116720678 gene encoding aggrecan core protein-like, with amino-acid sequence MKRPKPRRLSARCQAGRLESYHHGNNGWSSLRSGSSDKRRKILSSGERRKILSGGEWRKILSCGEWRKILSCGLWRCWSRRCWSWAGGEIVRLGKQRVAFQHRNGSDYEASFASTSSGKPGGGRWGEVDICEGCEKDWTWYDGRCYLYEKTAKNWATAENFCLSLGANLASFHSVGEYNFIRNLTYKVTGKHTRTWVGAYDSVEEGYWMWSDGSKFVFNSWGKNEPSNSGGNEHCMDINLHEQENVNDYGCYERLPFVCARPL; translated from the exons ATGAAACGCCCTAAGCCGCGCCGCCTGTCAGCCAGGTGCCAGGCGGGCCGCCTGGAATCCTATCACCATGGGAACAACGGCTGGAGCAGTCTCAGGAGTGGGAGCAGCGACAAGAGGCGGAAGATCCTCAGCAGCGGCGAGAGGCGGAAGATTCTCAGCGGCGGCGAGTGGCGGAAGATCCTCAGCTGCGGCGAGTGGCGGAAGATCCTCAGCTGCGGGCTCTggaggtgctggtcccggagaTGCTGGAGCTGGGCTGGCGGAGAGATAGTCCGGCTTGGGAAGCAGAGGGTTGCCTTTCAGCACCGCAATGGCT CTGACTACGAGGCCTCCTTTGCGTCCACTTCTTCTGGGAAACCAGGTGGTGGTCGTTGGGGGGAAG TTGACATATGTGAAGGGTGCGAAAAGGATTGGACTTGGTACGACGGTCGATGTTACCTGTAtgagaaaactgcaaagaactGGGCTACAGCAGAG AACTTCTGCCTCTCATTGGGTGCAAATCTGGCCTCATTCCACAGTGTAGGGGAGTACAACTTCATCAGAAACCTTACCTACAAAGTAACTGGAAAACACACACGAACTTGGGTTGGCGCTTATGATTCAGTAGAG GAAGGCTACTGGATGTGGAGTGATGGTTCCAAGTTTGTGTTTAATTCCTGGGGCAAGAATGAGCCAAGCAATTCTGGTGGAAACGAACACTGCATGGACATCAACTTACATG AACAAGAAAATGTGAATGATTATGGCTGTTACGAGAGGCTTCCCTTCGTCTGTGCCAGACCCCTGTAA